A DNA window from Streptomyces parvus contains the following coding sequences:
- a CDS encoding ATP-grasp domain-containing protein, producing the protein MPEDHRLNIFVVGLDEANLPTLRAVPDADAYRFHGLLTPEELQEGEVSVSDLLDRARKALDAHEGSIDAIVGYWDFPVSTMVPILGKEYGTRTTSLESVVKCEHKYWSRLEQRKAVDAYPRFGRVDLGTDDPRPPEGVSFPMWLKPALAYSSELAFGVKDEREFQAAVKEIRKGIGRVGRPFETVLAMLELPEEMDGVGGEVCLAEEAMTGIQVAVEGYVHEGRPTVYGVLDSINYPDSPCFLRHQYPSTLPPDVVRTLHDISERTMHQIGFDEATFSIEYFYDPKTGDVRLLEINPRHSQSHAELFQYVDGVPNHHSMIALALGRDPALPSGGGDYAMAAKWYYRWFTDGKVHRIPGPQRIAEIEKDIPGVRIDVVPEEGQKLSTVSQQDSYSYEVAHIFTGGSDEEDLRRKFDRAVAALGLSFD; encoded by the coding sequence GTGCCGGAGGATCATCGTCTGAACATCTTCGTCGTCGGCCTCGACGAGGCCAATCTGCCCACTCTGCGAGCCGTCCCGGACGCGGACGCCTACCGCTTCCACGGACTGCTCACCCCTGAGGAGCTGCAGGAGGGCGAGGTCAGCGTGAGCGATCTTCTCGACCGGGCGCGGAAAGCGCTCGATGCCCACGAGGGGAGCATCGACGCGATCGTGGGCTACTGGGACTTCCCCGTCAGCACCATGGTCCCGATCCTCGGCAAGGAGTACGGCACCCGCACCACGAGCCTGGAGTCCGTGGTGAAGTGCGAGCACAAATACTGGAGCCGGCTGGAGCAGCGCAAGGCGGTCGACGCCTATCCGCGGTTCGGCCGCGTCGACCTCGGCACCGACGACCCGCGGCCGCCCGAGGGCGTTTCCTTCCCGATGTGGCTCAAACCTGCCCTGGCCTACTCGTCCGAATTGGCTTTCGGAGTGAAGGACGAGCGCGAGTTCCAGGCCGCGGTGAAGGAGATCCGCAAGGGCATCGGTCGTGTCGGGCGGCCTTTCGAGACCGTGCTCGCCATGTTGGAACTGCCCGAGGAGATGGACGGCGTCGGCGGCGAGGTCTGCCTCGCGGAAGAGGCGATGACAGGGATACAGGTGGCTGTCGAGGGCTACGTCCACGAGGGCCGCCCCACGGTCTACGGCGTGCTGGACTCGATCAACTACCCCGACTCGCCCTGCTTCCTGCGCCACCAGTACCCCAGCACTCTGCCGCCCGATGTGGTGCGCACCCTGCACGACATCAGCGAGCGCACCATGCACCAGATCGGCTTCGACGAAGCCACCTTCAGCATCGAGTACTTCTACGACCCGAAGACCGGCGACGTGCGCCTGCTGGAGATCAACCCCCGCCACTCCCAGTCCCACGCGGAGCTGTTCCAGTACGTCGACGGCGTCCCCAACCACCACAGCATGATCGCCTTGGCCCTCGGCCGTGACCCGGCGCTGCCCAGCGGCGGCGGCGACTACGCCATGGCGGCGAAGTGGTACTACCGCTGGTTCACCGACGGCAAGGTGCACCGGATACCCGGCCCGCAGCGGATCGCCGAGATCGAGAAGGACATCCCCGGCGTCCGCATCGACGTCGTCCCCGAGGAGGGCCAGAAGCTCTCCACCGTCTCGCAGCAGGACAGCTACAGCTACGAGGTGGCACACATCTTCACCGGGGGGAGTGACGAGGAGGACCTGCGCCGCAAGTTCGACCGCGCCGTGGCGGCCCTCGGCCTGTCCTTCGACTGA
- the cynR gene encoding transcriptional regulator CynR: MAALELRHLRYLLAVAEHGNFTRAAEELHVSQPTLSQQVKQLERTLGVQLLDRTGRTVRLTDAGAVYTDHARRALRDLAAAERAVHDVQDLSRGHLRLGVTPTFTAYLVGPLAAEFHTHHPGLGLTLTEMPQDRVEGALLADDLDLGIAFAGPHLPGIAATALFTETLTLVTGVRTDAGRTSPLPVRELTGRQLVLLDGDFATRGHIDAYLTRHRAAPRVTVEANSIQALTEIVQRTGLATVLPDAITHDHPHLAPVPLDPPLPARTVALLHREGAYHGAAARAFTRIAHDLVRTRGYPPAP, translated from the coding sequence ATGGCCGCTCTCGAACTGCGTCACCTGCGCTATCTGCTCGCCGTCGCCGAACATGGCAACTTCACCCGCGCCGCCGAGGAGCTGCACGTCTCGCAGCCCACGCTCTCCCAGCAGGTCAAGCAACTGGAGCGGACCCTGGGCGTGCAGCTTCTGGACCGCACCGGCCGCACGGTGCGACTCACCGACGCCGGCGCCGTCTACACCGACCACGCCCGGCGCGCGCTGCGCGACCTCGCCGCCGCCGAGCGTGCCGTCCACGACGTCCAGGACCTCTCCCGCGGCCATCTGCGCCTGGGTGTCACCCCCACGTTCACCGCCTACCTGGTCGGCCCCCTGGCCGCCGAGTTCCACACCCATCACCCCGGCCTCGGCCTCACGCTGACGGAGATGCCTCAGGACCGCGTCGAAGGGGCCCTGCTCGCCGACGACCTCGACCTCGGCATCGCCTTCGCCGGCCCCCACCTCCCCGGCATCGCCGCCACCGCTCTGTTCACGGAGACGCTCACGCTGGTCACCGGCGTGCGAACCGACGCCGGCCGCACCTCCCCGCTCCCCGTCCGAGAGCTGACCGGCCGACAACTGGTCCTGCTCGACGGTGACTTCGCTACGCGCGGTCACATCGACGCGTACCTCACCCGCCACCGGGCAGCCCCCCGCGTCACAGTCGAGGCCAACTCCATCCAGGCCCTCACCGAGATCGTCCAGCGCACGGGCCTGGCCACCGTCCTGCCCGACGCCATCACCCACGACCACCCCCACCTCGCCCCCGTCCCCCTCGACCCGCCCCTGCCCGCCCGTACCGTCGCCCTCCTGCACCGCGAAGGCGCCTACCACGGCGCCGCCGCCCGCGCCTTCACCCGGATCGCCCACGACCTCGTCCGCACCCGCGGCTACCCGCCCGCGCCGTGA
- a CDS encoding carbonic anhydrase has protein sequence MQDLTEGVARFQRDVFPAKAELFARLATRHTPHTLFISCSDARVVPELITGTEPGDLFVIRTAGNLVPAYSPEADGIAASIEYAVAALGVDDIVVCGHSACGAMTALAENHDLSGAPAVATWLRHADASVARTSADGDLSTPARQNVLAQLANLATHPSVAHALAQSRVALHGWVFDIPTGRVKDLTAPSA, from the coding sequence ATGCAGGACCTGACCGAGGGCGTCGCCCGTTTCCAGCGGGACGTCTTTCCGGCAAAGGCGGAACTGTTCGCTCGTCTGGCGACGCGGCACACGCCGCACACACTGTTCATCAGCTGCTCGGACGCCCGCGTCGTCCCCGAGTTGATCACCGGCACCGAGCCGGGTGATCTGTTCGTCATCCGCACCGCCGGCAACCTGGTGCCCGCCTACTCCCCCGAGGCCGACGGGATCGCGGCGAGCATCGAGTACGCCGTCGCCGCGCTGGGTGTCGACGACATCGTCGTCTGCGGTCACTCGGCGTGCGGCGCGATGACCGCGCTCGCGGAGAACCACGACCTCAGTGGCGCCCCGGCGGTCGCCACCTGGCTGCGACACGCGGACGCCTCGGTGGCGCGTACGTCCGCCGACGGCGACCTCTCCACCCCGGCACGGCAGAACGTGCTGGCCCAGCTGGCGAATCTGGCCACCCACCCCTCGGTCGCCCACGCACTGGCGCAGAGCAGGGTCGCCCTGCACGGCTGGGTCTTCGACATCCCCACCGGCCGCGTTAAGGACCTCACCGCCCCATCAGCCTGA
- the cynS gene encoding cyanase: protein MVHAQLDPTAREPLAAQAVAAKTLKNLSRQQIADASGLSVAYTTAAVLGQHPLPAASAKAVAELLGLDAEAAVLPQTIPVRGSMPNRIPTDPTMYRFYEMLQVYGTTLKALVHEQFGDGIISAINFRLDVKKVADPEGGERAVITLDGKYLPAKPF from the coding sequence ATGGTGCACGCACAGCTCGACCCGACCGCCCGGGAGCCCCTGGCCGCCCAAGCCGTGGCGGCCAAGACCCTCAAGAACCTGTCCCGGCAGCAGATCGCCGACGCCTCGGGCCTGTCGGTGGCCTACACCACCGCCGCCGTTCTCGGCCAGCACCCGCTGCCGGCGGCGTCCGCGAAGGCCGTGGCCGAGCTGCTGGGCCTGGACGCCGAGGCGGCGGTGTTGCCGCAGACCATCCCCGTCCGCGGTTCGATGCCGAACCGGATTCCGACCGACCCGACGATGTACCGCTTCTACGAGATGCTTCAGGTCTACGGCACGACCCTCAAGGCCCTGGTCCACGAACAGTTCGGAGACGGCATCATCTCCGCGATCAACTTCCGGCTCGACGTGAAGAAGGTCGCCGACCCCGAGGGCGGCGAGCGCGCCGTGATCACCCTGGACGGCAAGTACCTGCCGGCCAAGCCCTTCTGA
- a CDS encoding family 16 glycoside hydrolase, with protein sequence MQPRPLHRCRRHLTGLLVSAFLVGGFAASPATAAPAPRPQDELPPQEPGVTLRVFDVQVPLDKLCDIKAGQTPNVDRLMPGIDWSSPDDFGFSDRFVSQVTANLTVPQDGSYAFRLVSDDGSRLRINDATVIDHDGLHGAEPKDGSVELTRGHHALRIDHFDRTGGQQVTLQWKPPGAADFAVVPNSVLSTDADVVRVTAPGRKECEGVLDSPGDGLPLTGTHPDYALTDLRPAGFEPQVTAMDWLPDGRLAVTTWGGTDTTAGEVYLLDNVQGETDAGKATAKKVADGLKEPMGIKAVDGKLYVSQKHELTELTDADGDDVTDEKRTVATWPYGGNFHEFAFGLLYRDGYFYLNLSVAIDLGGATTDPQPAPNRGSTIKVNRETGEVDYIAGGLRTPNGIGWGPEGDMFVLDNQGGWLPSSKLLHIKQDRFFNHYTNPSGPFDDKPVTKPVLWLPQNEIANSPSTPLQLTEGRFAGQMLFGDVTYGGIQRAYLEKVDGEYQGAVFRFTQGLEAGVNRISMGPDGAIYAGGLGAGGNWGQEGKLTYGLQKLSPSGDKAFDILAMRAEPGGFELEYTEPLSEETAAKLAESYRAEQWTYAPTPAYGGPKIDEESLDISGATLSEDRKKVTLTIPGLKANRVVHIRSPRPFASADGTELWSTEAWYTLNSLPGDQPPATQYEAEEATLTGGAGFDTEHAGYSGGGFVDNFGQEGAAVTFDVEAGEAGTYDVGLRYSNGPNPAPGTKTVSVHVNGEKVRRTGLLSTTDWKTWSTGTEQLELREGRNTVTYSYDSGDTGHVNLDMITVHPKGARVQLFDGTDQEAWQHPDGRTPEWPVNGEAMEVASGDLRTKQGFQDFRAHVEFWLPNLPPDVTGQDRANSGVYLQDRYEVQILDSYGDTTLADNEAGAIYTKKAPDENAATAPETWQTYDITFRAARYDASGAKTEDARVTVVWNGVTVHDDVAVDGPTGGGAAEGPTAGGIRLQDHGSKIRYRNVWIEPLT encoded by the coding sequence ATGCAACCACGGCCGCTCCACCGTTGCCGCAGACACCTCACCGGTCTGCTGGTCTCCGCGTTTCTCGTCGGCGGCTTCGCCGCCTCACCGGCCACCGCCGCGCCGGCGCCGAGGCCGCAGGACGAACTCCCGCCCCAGGAACCGGGCGTCACCCTGCGCGTCTTCGATGTCCAGGTCCCCCTCGACAAGCTGTGCGACATCAAGGCCGGACAGACGCCGAACGTCGACAGACTGATGCCCGGCATCGACTGGAGTTCGCCGGACGACTTCGGCTTCAGCGACCGCTTCGTCTCCCAGGTCACCGCCAACCTGACCGTCCCGCAGGACGGCTCCTACGCCTTCCGCCTGGTCAGCGACGACGGCTCGCGGCTGCGGATCAACGACGCCACCGTCATCGATCACGACGGGCTGCACGGCGCGGAGCCCAAGGACGGATCGGTCGAACTGACCAGGGGTCACCATGCCTTGCGCATCGACCACTTCGACCGCACCGGCGGTCAGCAGGTCACCCTCCAATGGAAGCCGCCCGGCGCCGCGGACTTCGCCGTCGTGCCGAACTCCGTGCTCAGCACCGACGCCGACGTCGTACGGGTGACAGCACCGGGTCGCAAGGAGTGCGAAGGCGTCCTCGACTCCCCCGGCGACGGGCTGCCGCTGACCGGGACGCACCCGGACTACGCGCTCACCGATCTGCGACCGGCGGGCTTCGAGCCACAGGTCACCGCGATGGACTGGCTGCCCGACGGCCGGCTCGCCGTGACCACCTGGGGCGGCACCGACACCACCGCCGGCGAGGTCTACCTCCTCGACAACGTCCAGGGCGAGACCGATGCGGGGAAGGCGACCGCCAAGAAGGTCGCCGACGGGCTCAAGGAGCCCATGGGCATCAAGGCCGTCGACGGCAAGCTGTACGTCTCCCAGAAGCACGAACTCACCGAGCTCACCGACGCCGACGGCGACGATGTGACCGACGAGAAGCGGACCGTCGCCACCTGGCCGTACGGAGGGAACTTCCACGAGTTCGCCTTCGGGCTGCTGTACCGGGACGGGTATTTCTACCTGAACCTGTCCGTGGCGATCGACCTGGGCGGGGCGACCACCGATCCGCAGCCGGCGCCGAACCGGGGTTCGACCATCAAGGTGAACAGGGAGACCGGTGAGGTCGACTACATCGCCGGTGGTCTGCGTACGCCCAACGGCATCGGCTGGGGTCCCGAGGGCGACATGTTCGTCCTCGACAACCAGGGCGGCTGGCTGCCCTCCTCGAAGCTGCTCCACATCAAGCAGGACCGCTTCTTCAACCACTACACCAACCCCTCGGGCCCCTTCGACGACAAGCCGGTCACCAAGCCGGTGCTATGGCTGCCGCAGAACGAGATAGCCAACTCGCCCAGCACTCCTCTGCAGTTGACCGAGGGGCGGTTCGCCGGGCAGATGCTGTTCGGGGACGTCACGTACGGCGGCATCCAGCGCGCGTACCTGGAGAAGGTCGACGGCGAGTACCAGGGCGCGGTGTTCCGCTTCACCCAGGGTCTCGAAGCCGGTGTCAACCGGATCAGCATGGGACCGGACGGCGCGATCTACGCCGGCGGCCTCGGCGCGGGCGGCAACTGGGGCCAGGAGGGCAAGCTGACCTACGGGCTCCAGAAGCTCTCCCCCAGCGGTGACAAGGCCTTCGACATCCTGGCCATGCGGGCCGAGCCTGGCGGTTTTGAACTGGAGTACACCGAGCCTCTCTCCGAGGAGACCGCGGCGAAGCTCGCCGAGAGCTACCGGGCCGAGCAGTGGACGTACGCCCCGACCCCCGCCTACGGCGGCCCCAAGATCGACGAGGAGTCGCTCGACATCAGTGGGGCCACGCTCTCCGAGGACCGCAAGAAGGTGACGCTGACGATCCCCGGGCTCAAGGCGAACCGGGTCGTCCACATCCGCTCGCCGCGCCCCTTCGCCTCCGCCGACGGCACCGAGCTGTGGAGCACGGAAGCCTGGTACACCCTCAACTCGCTGCCGGGCGACCAGCCCCCGGCCACCCAGTACGAGGCGGAGGAGGCCACTCTCACCGGCGGTGCGGGCTTCGACACCGAGCACGCGGGTTACTCCGGCGGCGGCTTCGTCGACAACTTCGGCCAGGAGGGCGCGGCGGTCACCTTCGACGTGGAGGCCGGCGAGGCGGGAACGTACGACGTGGGTCTGCGCTACTCCAACGGGCCGAACCCGGCGCCCGGCACGAAGACGGTGAGCGTCCACGTCAACGGGGAGAAGGTGCGCCGGACCGGGCTGCTCTCCACCACCGACTGGAAGACCTGGTCGACGGGGACCGAACAACTGGAACTGCGCGAGGGCCGCAACACGGTCACCTACTCCTACGACAGTGGTGACACGGGCCATGTCAACCTGGACATGATCACCGTCCACCCGAAGGGCGCCCGAGTCCAGCTCTTCGACGGCACCGACCAGGAGGCCTGGCAGCACCCGGACGGGCGTACGCCCGAGTGGCCGGTGAACGGTGAGGCGATGGAGGTCGCCAGCGGTGACCTGCGCACCAAGCAGGGCTTCCAGGACTTCCGCGCCCACGTCGAGTTCTGGCTGCCGAACCTTCCGCCGGACGTGACCGGCCAGGACCGTGCCAACAGCGGTGTCTACCTCCAGGATCGCTACGAGGTACAGATCCTCGATTCTTACGGCGACACGACGCTCGCGGACAACGAGGCCGGCGCGATCTACACCAAGAAGGCCCCGGACGAGAACGCGGCCACGGCTCCCGAGACCTGGCAGACGTACGACATCACCTTCCGCGCCGCCCGTTACGACGCCTCGGGGGCGAAGACGGAAGACGCCCGGGTCACGGTCGTGTGGAACGGTGTCACCGTCCACGACGACGTCGCCGTCGACGGGCCCACCGGCGGCGGTGCGGCCGAGGGTCCGACGGCCGGAGGGATCAGACTCCAGGACCACGGCAGCAAGATCCGCTACCGGAATGTGTGGATCGAGCCCCTCACCTGA
- a CDS encoding DUF998 domain-containing protein has protein sequence MRSAPWWALVSSGCAPVLLVGSWMIAQVRQGPAYDPAAETLSVLASYGATSYWLMTGMLLVLGTCYVATAHALRQAALPGRVTLAGGGLSALALTLVPAPSSGGALEHGAVATVGVVLLAAWPPLAAVRGGRPVPWGLRLDVSLAASALMFASALWFVAELQSAGAPGVAERVVTFLQALWPFLVVLSCRTAVMRQARGEAPADDRKR, from the coding sequence ATGCGATCTGCTCCTTGGTGGGCCTTGGTCTCCTCCGGGTGTGCCCCCGTCCTGCTGGTCGGCTCCTGGATGATCGCGCAGGTGCGCCAGGGACCCGCGTACGACCCCGCGGCGGAGACCCTGAGCGTCCTCGCCTCCTACGGCGCCACCAGTTACTGGCTGATGACCGGGATGCTGCTGGTGCTGGGGACGTGTTACGTGGCGACGGCGCACGCCCTCCGGCAGGCGGCTCTCCCCGGCCGGGTGACCCTGGCCGGCGGCGGTCTGTCCGCGCTGGCCCTGACCCTGGTGCCCGCCCCGAGCAGCGGCGGGGCGCTGGAGCACGGGGCGGTGGCCACGGTGGGCGTGGTGCTGCTGGCGGCGTGGCCACCGCTGGCCGCCGTCCGGGGCGGGAGACCGGTGCCGTGGGGGTTGCGCCTGGATGTGTCGCTCGCCGCGAGCGCGCTGATGTTCGCGAGTGCCTTGTGGTTCGTGGCGGAACTCCAGAGCGCCGGGGCCCCGGGCGTCGCGGAGCGCGTCGTGACGTTCCTTCAGGCGTTGTGGCCGTTCCTGGTCGTCCTCTCCTGCCGCACGGCCGTAATGCGACAGGCCCGGGGTGAAGCCCCGGCGGACGACCGGAAGCGCTAG
- a CDS encoding alpha/beta fold hydrolase, with protein MGEYADLPGVRTWYETEGAGDPLVLLHGGFCTNDTWGAQRADLAAAYRVFLPERRAHGHTADVPGPLTYQDMADDTVAFLEAVVEGPAHLVGWSDGGVVALLVAGDRPDLVRKAVAIGANFRPGPECFVEPSMLDTMTPSGPDLAFFRELYDPVAPDGPDHWPVVAAKVLDMWRTQPTLTPEDLARIEAPTLVMSGDDDMMTLEHTTALYRAIPDAELAVVPGASHLVPLEKPALVNRLILDHLAQGAAETMMPIRRAKPGATTP; from the coding sequence ATGGGTGAGTACGCGGACCTGCCCGGTGTCAGGACCTGGTACGAGACCGAGGGCGCCGGTGATCCGCTCGTTCTCCTGCACGGCGGCTTCTGCACCAACGACACGTGGGGCGCCCAGCGCGCCGACCTCGCCGCCGCCTACCGCGTCTTCCTGCCGGAACGGCGCGCCCACGGGCACACGGCCGACGTGCCCGGCCCCCTGACGTACCAGGACATGGCCGACGACACCGTGGCCTTCCTGGAGGCGGTCGTCGAAGGGCCGGCGCACCTGGTGGGCTGGAGCGACGGGGGAGTCGTCGCGCTCCTCGTCGCCGGGGACCGCCCTGACCTCGTCCGCAAGGCCGTCGCGATCGGGGCCAACTTCCGCCCGGGCCCCGAATGCTTCGTCGAGCCGTCGATGCTGGACACGATGACGCCGTCCGGGCCCGACCTGGCGTTCTTCCGGGAGCTGTACGACCCCGTCGCACCGGACGGCCCGGACCACTGGCCGGTGGTGGCCGCGAAGGTGCTCGACATGTGGCGCACCCAGCCGACGCTGACACCCGAGGACCTGGCCCGCATCGAGGCGCCCACCCTGGTGATGTCCGGCGACGACGACATGATGACGCTGGAGCACACCACGGCCCTGTACCGCGCGATCCCGGACGCCGAGCTGGCTGTCGTGCCCGGGGCGTCCCACCTGGTCCCGCTGGAGAAGCCGGCTCTCGTCAACCGGTTGATCCTCGACCACCTGGCGCAGGGGGCGGCGGAGACGATGATGCCCATCCGCCGCGCGAAGCCCGGGGCCACCACACCCTGA
- a CDS encoding TetR/AcrR family transcriptional regulator, with protein sequence MAKKVVPEEKRRRRRPTRQGVVVTQQLIVETALRMLHEHGRDGLTVRRLGLALGADPSTLYRYFRGIDDLTLAIADELIGRAMHGWRATGQWRTDLRGIGLRIHTAYLAHPQAAVLTASRVSGRANEIACDETVLGILRSTGLPDRDVVRIYQAFLDQALAFAALDAASLALPEAARAADERVWHATYAELPAETHPNIAALAPLLVARMNDSAYPTALEMLLDSAEASIRRARRAGDPADG encoded by the coding sequence ATGGCGAAGAAGGTGGTCCCGGAGGAGAAGCGGCGACGCAGGCGGCCGACACGGCAGGGCGTCGTCGTCACCCAGCAGCTGATCGTCGAGACCGCTCTGCGCATGCTCCACGAACACGGCAGGGACGGACTGACCGTGCGCCGCCTGGGCCTCGCCCTCGGAGCCGACCCGAGCACGCTCTACCGCTACTTCCGCGGCATCGACGACCTGACCCTGGCCATCGCCGACGAACTGATCGGACGCGCGATGCACGGCTGGCGGGCCACCGGGCAGTGGCGCACCGACCTGCGCGGGATCGGCCTGCGCATCCACACCGCCTACCTGGCCCATCCGCAGGCCGCCGTGCTGACCGCCAGCCGGGTCAGCGGCCGGGCCAACGAGATCGCCTGCGACGAGACGGTCCTCGGCATCCTGCGCTCGACCGGACTGCCCGACCGGGACGTCGTACGGATCTACCAGGCGTTCCTCGACCAGGCACTCGCCTTCGCCGCACTGGACGCCGCGAGCCTCGCCCTGCCCGAAGCGGCCCGCGCCGCCGACGAACGGGTCTGGCACGCCACCTACGCCGAACTGCCGGCGGAAACCCACCCGAACATCGCCGCTCTCGCACCGCTGCTGGTCGCGAGGATGAACGACAGCGCGTACCCCACGGCTCTGGAGATGCTGCTCGACAGTGCGGAGGCGAGCATCCGGCGAGCTCGGCGCGCCGGCGACCCGGCCGACGGCTGA
- a CDS encoding saccharopine dehydrogenase family protein → MRVLLVGAGGVGTAITRIAARRSFFDHMVVSDYDLSRAEAAVAALGDDGARFTALRVDASDRAAVTALIAEQRCDILVNATDPRFVMPLFEAALAAGVDYLDMAMSLSSPHPERPYEECGVKLGDGQFERAAAWEAAGRLALVGVGVEPGLSDVFARYAADELFDEIEEIGVRDGADLTVEGYGFAPSFSIWTTIEECLNPPVIWEKDRGWFTTAPFSEPEVFDFPEGIGPVECVNVEHEEVLLIPRWVESRRVTFKYGLGEEFIETLKTLHRLGLDRTDKVSVPGGAVSPRDVVAACLPDPASLGGLMRGKTCAGTWVKGTKDGAPREVYLYHVVDNQWSMREYGSQAVVWQTAINPVIALELVAGGVWSGTGVLGAEALDPRPFLDLLVAYGSPWCLREQ, encoded by the coding sequence ATGCGTGTACTCCTCGTCGGCGCAGGTGGCGTGGGCACGGCGATCACCAGGATCGCCGCCCGCCGCTCCTTCTTCGACCACATGGTCGTCTCCGACTACGACCTCTCCCGGGCCGAGGCGGCGGTGGCCGCCCTCGGCGACGACGGGGCGAGGTTCACCGCGCTGCGCGTCGACGCCTCGGACCGGGCGGCGGTCACCGCCCTGATCGCCGAGCAGCGGTGCGACATCCTCGTGAACGCCACCGACCCCCGGTTCGTGATGCCGTTGTTCGAGGCGGCGCTGGCCGCCGGCGTCGACTATCTGGACATGGCCATGTCCCTGTCCTCCCCGCATCCGGAGCGCCCGTACGAGGAGTGCGGGGTCAAGCTCGGCGACGGGCAGTTCGAGCGTGCCGCGGCGTGGGAGGCGGCGGGGCGGCTCGCGCTCGTCGGGGTGGGTGTCGAGCCGGGGCTCTCCGATGTCTTCGCCCGGTACGCGGCGGACGAACTGTTCGACGAGATCGAGGAGATCGGCGTCCGGGACGGTGCCGATCTCACCGTCGAGGGCTATGGCTTCGCCCCGTCGTTCTCGATCTGGACCACCATCGAGGAGTGCCTCAACCCACCGGTGATCTGGGAGAAGGACCGGGGCTGGTTCACCACGGCGCCGTTCAGCGAACCGGAGGTGTTCGACTTCCCCGAGGGGATCGGTCCGGTGGAGTGCGTCAACGTCGAGCACGAGGAGGTCCTGCTGATCCCGCGCTGGGTGGAGTCCCGGCGGGTCACGTTCAAGTACGGGCTGGGTGAGGAGTTCATCGAGACCCTCAAGACCCTTCACCGGCTCGGCCTCGACCGCACGGACAAGGTGAGCGTGCCCGGCGGCGCCGTGTCGCCCCGTGACGTGGTCGCGGCCTGTCTGCCCGACCCGGCCTCCCTGGGCGGGCTGATGCGGGGCAAGACCTGTGCCGGTACCTGGGTGAAGGGCACGAAGGACGGCGCGCCCCGCGAGGTGTACCTCTACCACGTGGTCGACAATCAGTGGTCGATGCGCGAGTACGGCTCCCAGGCCGTGGTCTGGCAGACGGCGATCAACCCGGTGATCGCCCTGGAGCTGGTGGCGGGCGGTGTCTGGAGCGGCACGGGGGTGCTCGGCGCCGAGGCGCTGGACCCGCGCCCGTTCCTCGATCTGCTCGTCGCGTACGGGTCGCCGTGGTGCCTGCGCGAGCAGTGA
- a CDS encoding YciI family protein: MAKYLLLKHYRGAPAAVNDVPMDRWTPEEISAHMQYMQDFADRLEKTGEFVDGQALAPEGSWVRYDGEGRPPVTDGPFAETKDLIAGWMIIDVDSNDRAVELAGELSAAPGAGGKPIHEWLEVRPFLTAPPTVTE; the protein is encoded by the coding sequence ATGGCCAAGTACCTGCTGCTCAAGCACTACCGCGGCGCCCCGGCAGCGGTCAACGACGTACCGATGGACCGGTGGACGCCCGAGGAGATCTCGGCGCACATGCAGTACATGCAGGACTTCGCGGACCGGCTGGAGAAGACCGGGGAGTTCGTCGACGGTCAGGCGCTCGCCCCCGAGGGCTCCTGGGTCCGGTACGACGGTGAGGGCCGTCCGCCGGTCACCGACGGGCCGTTCGCCGAGACCAAGGATCTGATCGCCGGCTGGATGATCATCGACGTGGACAGTAACGACCGGGCCGTCGAGCTGGCCGGGGAGCTGTCCGCCGCCCCCGGGGCCGGCGGGAAGCCGATCCACGAGTGGCTGGAGGTGCGCCCGTTCCTGACCGCGCCGCCCACTGTCACGGAGTGA